The DNA region ATGATGAAAGTGCGGAAGAGGAGGGGGATAGTGATGTCGACGTTGAGAGGAGGGGGATAGTGATGTGACGTTGAGATTAGGAAGGATAATGATGAGAATGATGGTGGtaagaatgatgatgatgatgatgatgtggaGGACCGGGGATGATTACTTGTCTGGACTACATACATGTAAACACAGGATTAACACAGCAAATCACCAGAGAAAAAGAGGGTTTATAATATAGTTTAGGACTTTAGGTAGAGATTGGTGGATGTTTCTCCACAATTGTCTTGTAATAGGCTTTGACAGGAAAAGAAGTGAATGAAAACATTGGTTTTTAGTCAAAGCAagttgtttcaaaaaaaaaaaaaaaaagtcaaagcaAGAAAAATAACAGTGCAAAGTGCAAACTATTCAGATGAGACAAAATCCAGTTGCAAACAGAACATTTTACTGgactaatcataaaattaacTCCACAAGGCCTTAAAGCCCATTAAAAATTACGACGGTAAGCCCATAAAACGTAAAAGCTTAGGCTTGGTCATCTTCCAAGCAAGACCTCTTTGGTATTGTTTAGGATTATTTGCAGAGAGGATGGTTTTTCTGTTTGCTCTCACAGAGGCTTCAGGTCACTTTCGCTCCTgtgtctttctttctttctttcttgtatACTACTACTTGATTGCTGCCTCTTAGTTTTGGTCGTCATTTTTGTTTGAACCAATAGGTTTAATCCGATTGGCTCATCATCATCCGTCACACCGGAGGATTCAGAGGTTCGGATCCAAGTTTCCTCGGGATTCGGtaattttcatctattcatAAAGACAAAGAAACAGCTCAGGCAGAAGATTTTGACATAAcctgtgtgtatatatattattcatttgGTTGGTCTTGTAGAGTCTGAATGGGAGAGTTAGCTATAATAAGCCTACTGTGGGTGGTGGGTATCCAACGATGTCGTCCGTAGGTTTCGCACGCCAAAGTCCTCCGAGCTTCCATGATGAGCTAGAAGAGCCCCCACTATGGTTGAGCCTTGTTAGGGACATTGTCGGGAGCACGAGATCTGTCTTCTCCTTTATGGCTGAGCAGCCGAGCCAGCTTAAATTCATAGAGTGGCCTAGTTTTACAACCACGGTATCTACTTGTGTGCTACCCATCCACCAagtcttttgtttgtttgatgtCTACATAcgcaaccttttttttttatgttgaacaGCTCAAGACTGCCACACTTAGTCTCTTTCTTGTAGCTGTCTTCATTGTTGCGCTATCCTCCGTGGACTCTGCTCTTTGTTACGTTTTGGCTCTCATCTTGAGGAAATCCCTATGAATGACACTtatgtgtgagagagagagagagtgtcaGGAAGGCAAATTCCATTCTCATGTTGTAACCTGCAACAAAAGGTTAATGCTGTCTGTCATTGTTTAGAACGAAGTATTAACTACTCCTCTCTTAATCAAAATCTCTGCATCTCAATTTCATTATGAGATTTGGCAACTATCTTTCATCTTTGATTGTGTCTTTTGTACCAGAAGAAAGCAGAAAGAGCATTAGTCAAAAGGAATAAATAAttctgttttctttctttctttctccagTCATCCACCCCAAACtaacaaaaggaaacaaaactaCCAACTTCATATTCAATCACAATAAATTCATTCATTAGTTACACACTGCACATCTTTCTCTTTGAGCATCATGGAACGTTGGACTCAGAAGCAGCAGCAGCTTGAGTAGTCCTGGTGGTGCTAGGCGCGCCTATGCTTTCTTAGGAATGTTAACACCCGCGCCTCTCACCGACACCACCGGTCCTCTCAACTCACTAGTCTTTGCATCCAAGAACACAACAATCACTGTTATGTCATCGTGGAAATGCCTTCGCACCCCTCTCTCAATCTTTTTCAGGTCTGAgtatctcatctctctcttctttgcCGCTTCTTGTAACGCCACTTTCACCAGCCTCTTTGCTATCCCCTGCACATCACCACACCCAGCATTTTATTTCTCATTCTACTTACtaccatcaaaaaaaaaaagaaagaaagcaacTTATGTAGCTTCCTTCTCACGTTACGCGGATGGTTCTGCACCATCTCTACTGCTTCTTGGTTACTCATATGTTCCCACAGTCCATCTGACGCACATATTATAAACTTGTCCTCCTCCTCCAGCCTATGCACCGTCACCGACGGCTCTGCACTCAGCAACGGCCTGCTGAACGGTGCCCTCAGCCTGAACTTCGCGTACAGCGGTTCCTTGTTGAACTCCGACCGTTTCAAATACACATCCCCAATTGATCTTGAAACCTGCCATCACAAACCTCAGTGATGTATGTAAAACATATACAAACATgaaatttgtgtgttttatttcACCTGAATGATTCCTTTTACTCTCCAAACATTATGCCTCTGAACCACTATATCCGGATGGTCCGGGTGCAGGGCCTGAAGCTCCCTTCGCACTGACTCTATAGACGCGTTATGCTCGGCCGAGAGCTGAGTGGCGTGAACATCTCCCGTTGCCTTCGTGACCTGTCCCAGCACGGCACGCGAGTCCCCAGCGTTGGCCACGTAGAGCGTCCCGTCGCAGATGACGCATACGAGGCAGCATGAGCCAACGGTGGCTATCTGAGGCCTCGTTTGGAACTGGTTGGTGACTATGGATAGGAACCCTTCTTCAGTCGCTTGGAAGGCTTTCTTTATCACTTCCTGTGACATACACTGTTGCTCCCCAGCAAATCCTGGTGGTGCCACATAAGAATATAAGCAAATGAGATCAAAActactttttaaaaaacaattgtgaaggaaagtgtttttttttaaacaataactACACCTAGGTAGAAGTAGCTACCGATTCGGATAACCAAACCGGATAACCAAACCGGAGACAATGAATCAACACAcatagcaaaacaaaaaaaaactccgaACACTTCGTGCAAGCTTGTCTGTTATTGTATTACGTGCTTTTGTTTAAACGAGAAATtagagaaaatgttttttttcctttctaagAAAACAAGTTCTTAGATTACCTAACTAGTCTTGGCAACATCCAGAGAACAAGAGTAGAGTAACTCACTCTTGAGATGGTGGAAGATATGATCATTGATGAAGCGGGAAGTCTCAGGGCCGCCGTGGCCATCGTAGACGCCAAGGAAGGTGCCGTAAGGACCACTAGAGTGGTGGTGGGAGCTAAGAGGGCCAGACTCGAGCTGGCTCTGGTCCTCGAGCAAGCTGTTGGCTTGGACGACAGCCATGGAGAAGTCACCAAAGACGTGATGACCTGAGTCTCTGTACCACAAGAGCCCCTCTTGACGGCCGCAAGAATCTGAGGCTGAATCGGAGTGTGGCCAGAGACAGGCATTGAGGAAGTTCATCAAGGCAGATAGCATCCCTCCTCATCTCATTCGAGTAATATATTCGCAGCACAACATAAGA from Raphanus sativus cultivar WK10039 chromosome 8, ASM80110v3, whole genome shotgun sequence includes:
- the LOC108821742 gene encoding uncharacterized protein LOC108821742: MVFLFALTEASGLIRLAHHHPSHRRIQRFGSKFPRDSSLNGRVSYNKPTVGGGYPTMSSVGFARQSPPSFHDELEEPPLWLSLVRDIVGSTRSVFSFMAEQPSQLKFIEWPSFTTTLKTATLSLFLVAVFIVALSSVDSALCYVLALILRKSL
- the LOC108821739 gene encoding probable protein phosphatase 2C 64 isoform X1, whose amino-acid sequence is MLSALMNFLNACLWPHSDSASDSCGRQEGLLWYRDSGHHVFGDFSMAVVQANSLLEDQSQLESGPLSSHHHSSGPYGTFLGVYDGHGGPETSRFINDHIFHHLKRFAGEQQCMSQEVIKKAFQATEEGFLSIVTNQFQTRPQIATVGSCCLVCVICDGTLYVANAGDSRAVLGQVTKATGDVHATQLSAEHNASIESVRRELQALHPDHPDIVVQRHNVWRVKGIIQVSRSIGDVYLKRSEFNKEPLYAKFRLRAPFSRPLLSAEPSVTVHRLEEEDKFIICASDGLWEHMSNQEAVEMVQNHPRNGIAKRLVKVALQEAAKKREMRYSDLKKIERGVRRHFHDDITVIVVFLDAKTSELRGPVVSVRGAGVNIPKKA
- the LOC108821739 gene encoding probable protein phosphatase 2C 64 isoform X2, which translates into the protein MLSALMNFLNACLWPHSDSASDSCGRQEGLLWYRDSGHHVFGDFSMAVVQANSLLEDQSQLESGPLSSHHHSSGPYGTFLGVYDGHGGPETSRFINDHIFHHLKRFAGEQQCMSQEVIKKAFQATEEGFLSIVTNQFQTRPQIATVGSCCLVCVICDGTLYVANAGDSRAVLGQVTKATGDVHATQLSAEHNASIESVRRELQALHPDHPDIVVQRHNVWRVKGIIQVSRSIGDVYLKRSEFNKEPLYAKFRLRAPFSRPLLSAEPSVTVHRLEEEDKFIICASDGLWEHMSNQEAVEMVQNHPRNVRRKLHKG